Sequence from the Flavobacterium sp. J372 genome:
ACCGTATTCGGCAAACCGAACAGGCGTTAACCTGGGCGAAGCGGCTGCGGCTGCATTAGTCACGATTAACGAAAAAAACGCGATAGCAAAAATCACAGGCGACGGTTCGGTAAATGATGCTAACCATATCTCTGGCCCGTCACGTACTGGCGAAGGCCTTGTACGCAGCATACAGAGCGCGCTGAGCGAAGCAAATATAACAAGCAATAAAATAGACTATATATCGGCGCACGGCACAGCAACGCCCTTTAATGACGAAATGGAAGCTATCGCCTTCAATAGGCTGGATCTTCAGGATGTACCCGTAAATAGTTTCAAAGGGTATTATGGGCATACACTGGGTGCTTCGGGATTGCTGGAAATGGTTATCGGGCTGGAATCGATGCGCAGAGGCGAACTATACACTTCTGCCGGTTATGATGCGCCGGGGGTGAGTCAGCCAATAAATGTAATTACAGAAAATCAGAAAAAAGATATCGCTGTTTTCCTGAAAACGGCATCAGGCTTTGGCGGCTGCAATACAGCTGTTTTATTTGAAAAGACAGGCAATGGCAGAAGATAAATATATTTCAGGTTATTGCCTGATTGAAAATAACCGCGTAGCGCTAAACAGCCAAACCGTTTTTGAAGCGCCGGGCCTGCCATTTGTTGATTTTGCGAAACAAGCTTACCAACATGCAGAGACCGGCTATGCCAAGTTCTTCAAAATGGATAACCTAAGCAAACTGGCATTCCTTGCGGCGGATATGCTGCTGAAAAAAGAAGTAAAAGAAGGTGAAGAGAATAACATTGCATTGCTGTTTGCCAATAAATCATCTAGCCTTGATACCGATGTAAAACACCAGGAGTCGATTACCGACCGGGAAAATTACTTTCCCAGTCCGGCAGTATTTGTATACACCCTGCCAAATATATGTATGGGAGAAATAAGCATACGGCATAAGCTATATACTGAAAATTCTTTCTTTATATTTGCCCAATTCAACGCCGGGTTTTTCGCCAACTATACTGATATCCTGATGGATACCGGCAAGGCAGAAAAGGTGTTATGTGGTTGGGTAGAATATTATAAAGACAATTATAAAGCGTTTATGTATCTTGTTTCAGATAGTGGAACGATAGCACATACGCAGCAAAACATTCAAAAATTATATACAGGACAATAATGGAAGCGTTAAAACAAGAACTGAAAGAAAAAATCATAAAGACCCTGAACCTTGAAGACCTTACGCCGGAAGATGTAAATGACAACGATCCGCTTTTTGGTGAAGGTATGGGGCTTGACTCAATAGATGCATTGGAACTTATAGTAATGCTTGACAAAGATTATGGCATTAAGCTTAGTGACCCGAAGGAGGGGAAAGCCATCTTCCAGAGCATTGAGACAATGGCGAAATACATAACAGAGCACCGCACAAAATAATATGGGTAAGGGCGTTGCCATAACCGGTATGGGAATCATTTCTGCAATAGGCGATACTGTTGCGGCCAACTATGATGCGCTCATCAACAACCGGCCGGGCATTTCTGATATTGAGAATATTGCCACCATTCATAAAAACGTGATCAAGGTTGGCGAAATCAAGAAAACCAACGCCGAGCTGGAAGCCATACTGGGCCTTGCGCCGAAAAATAACTGGTCACGCACCGCGATGATTGGCGCAATTGCAGCACAGCAGGCGCTTGACAATGCTGGTATCACTAATATGAACGCCCACAACACGGGGCTTATATCGGCTACCAGTGTAGGTGGTATGGATATGACCGAGCGGTTTTTTTATGATTACTATGAAAGTGACGAAAACTGGCGATATATCGATGCCCAGGATGGGGGCGACTCAACTCACAAAATAGCCGGATATATTGGTGTTAAAGGGCTTGTGACAACCATAAGCACTGCATGTTCATCGGCAGCTAACGCGATAATGCTGGGTGCAAGGCTTATAAAGGCCGGAAAGCTTGACAGGGTGGTAGTTGGCGGTACCGATGCATTGGCAAAATTCACCATCAATGGTTTCAAGACACTGATGATATTGAGCGATACTTACAATACGCCGTTCGATAATAACAGAAAAGGACTTAATCTGGGTGAAGCAGCGGCATTTTTAGTGCTGGAAAGCGATGAAATGGTAGCGAAGTATAATAAGAAAGTATTAGCCTATGTTTCAGGCTACGGCAATGCAAATGATGCGTACCATCAAACAGCTTCCTCAGAAAATGGCGATGGTGCAACCCTTGCGATGGAAAAGGCATTTAAAGTATCCGGATTAAAGCGGGCCGACATAGACTATATCAATGCGCACGGCACTGCAACGCCAAATAATGACCTAAGCGAAGGCCGTGCCCTTTTAAGAATATTCGGTGAAAAAATGCCTGACTTCAGCTCTACAAAGCCATTTACAGGCCACACGCTGGCAGCAGCGGCAGGTGTAGAAGCCGTATATAGTGTGCTAGCTTTACAGAACAACATTGTGTTTGCCAACCTGAACTTCAAAACGCCAATGGCAGAATTTAACCTGATTCCGCAAACGGAAATCAGGCACAAAGAGATAAATCATGTTTTGTCAAATTCGTTCGGTTTTGGCGGAAATTGTTCAACCCTGTTATTCTCAAAAAGCTGATGAGAAAGTGCTATATAAACGGCATGGGGTGCATATCTGCCCAAAATACATTTGATACGGTTTTCCTTGAAGGCGCTGAACATAATTCGGAACTGAACATATTGCCTGTAGTTGAACCGGACTATAAAGAATTTATTCCGCCGGCTATGAGCAGACGGATGGCTAAGGTGGTAAAGAACGGCGTTGCGACATCATCACGTGCGTTGCAGGAAGCAGGTGTAGAGATGCCGGATGCTATTATAACAGGTACGGGTTTTGGCTGCAGTACCGACTCTGAGAAATTCCTAAAGGCGATACTTGACAATAACGAAGAATTCCTTACGCCAACATCATTCATACAATCTACCCACAACACCGTTGGCGCACAAATAGCGCTGGGGCTGCAATGCAAGGCCTATAATTTTACATATGTAAACGGCGCAGTTTCATTTGAATCATCACTAATAGATGCCCAGTTACAGATAGAGGAGCAGGAAGCAGACAATATTTTGGTTGGCGGCATAGAAGAGCTGGCTGAAAACACCGCTAAATTTCTGGAGCTTTCCGGCCGGATAAAAACGAGAGGAGAGGGGCCGTATCAGGTACTTGAGCCTGAAAGCAAAGGAGCCGTATATTCTGAGGGGTCAGCGTTTTTTGTATTGTCGGCTGACAGACAGGAGTCGACCTATGCAGAACTTAAAGATATCGTGATATACAATACGTTAACTGAAGAAGAAGTAGCGGAAACAGCACAAACGTTTTTATCAAAAAACGGGCTCACAATTGCTGATGTTGACGCAATAGTTTTGGGTTACAATGGCGATGTTATGTTTGATGGGTATTATAAATCCCTGGCAAACAATTTATTTAACAATACGCAGCAACTTTACTATAAGCATTTAAGCGGGGAGTTCAACACGGCATCGGCCTTTGGGCTATGGGTGGCAGCAAAAGTGCTGAAAGAGCAGCGTATTCCGGATATAATCAAAGTGAATGAGGTACAATCAAATTCGTTTAAGACAATACTGCTTTACAACCAATACCGCGGGCTTGACCATAGTTTTACATTGCTGACTATATGATTACCCACAAGGCAAATATCATAGCGAATATTGCTGCTGCAATCCTTATTGGTGCAGCGGCTTTTTTTTATGGCATTAGCTGGTGGTACCTGTTGTTCCCTTTTGGCATATGGTTGATTACTGCAGTTATAGGTTCGGGACTGGTGCAGACAGGCTATCACGTAAGAACTTTTTGCTCGAATAAGGATGTTAC
This genomic interval carries:
- a CDS encoding beta-ketoacyl synthase N-terminal-like domain-containing protein; translation: MRKCYINGMGCISAQNTFDTVFLEGAEHNSELNILPVVEPDYKEFIPPAMSRRMAKVVKNGVATSSRALQEAGVEMPDAIITGTGFGCSTDSEKFLKAILDNNEEFLTPTSFIQSTHNTVGAQIALGLQCKAYNFTYVNGAVSFESSLIDAQLQIEEQEADNILVGGIEELAENTAKFLELSGRIKTRGEGPYQVLEPESKGAVYSEGSAFFVLSADRQESTYAELKDIVIYNTLTEEEVAETAQTFLSKNGLTIADVDAIVLGYNGDVMFDGYYKSLANNLFNNTQQLYYKHLSGEFNTASAFGLWVAAKVLKEQRIPDIIKVNEVQSNSFKTILLYNQYRGLDHSFTLLTI
- a CDS encoding 3-oxoacyl-ACP synthase, with amino-acid sequence MAEDKYISGYCLIENNRVALNSQTVFEAPGLPFVDFAKQAYQHAETGYAKFFKMDNLSKLAFLAADMLLKKEVKEGEENNIALLFANKSSSLDTDVKHQESITDRENYFPSPAVFVYTLPNICMGEISIRHKLYTENSFFIFAQFNAGFFANYTDILMDTGKAEKVLCGWVEYYKDNYKAFMYLVSDSGTIAHTQQNIQKLYTGQ
- a CDS encoding phosphopantetheine-binding protein — its product is MEALKQELKEKIIKTLNLEDLTPEDVNDNDPLFGEGMGLDSIDALELIVMLDKDYGIKLSDPKEGKAIFQSIETMAKYITEHRTK
- a CDS encoding beta-ketoacyl synthase, translated to MGKGVAITGMGIISAIGDTVAANYDALINNRPGISDIENIATIHKNVIKVGEIKKTNAELEAILGLAPKNNWSRTAMIGAIAAQQALDNAGITNMNAHNTGLISATSVGGMDMTERFFYDYYESDENWRYIDAQDGGDSTHKIAGYIGVKGLVTTISTACSSAANAIMLGARLIKAGKLDRVVVGGTDALAKFTINGFKTLMILSDTYNTPFDNNRKGLNLGEAAAFLVLESDEMVAKYNKKVLAYVSGYGNANDAYHQTASSENGDGATLAMEKAFKVSGLKRADIDYINAHGTATPNNDLSEGRALLRIFGEKMPDFSSTKPFTGHTLAAAAGVEAVYSVLALQNNIVFANLNFKTPMAEFNLIPQTEIRHKEINHVLSNSFGFGGNCSTLLFSKS